The following coding sequences lie in one Catharus ustulatus isolate bCatUst1 chromosome 5, bCatUst1.pri.v2, whole genome shotgun sequence genomic window:
- the RNF4 gene encoding E3 ubiquitin-protein ligase RNF4 isoform X2, with protein sequence MASEAEPIELEESAGEEVVDLTCESSDPVVVDLTHNDSVVIVEENQRQRRNLRLRSQRQSDSCVLSSDDEDETRDNDVYVADKASRELGPLEEETASSKPSGTVSCPICMDVYSEIVQSGRLIVSTKCGHVFCSQCLRDSLRNANSCPTCRKKLTHRQYHPIYI encoded by the exons ATGGCTTCAGAAGCAGAGCCAATAGAACTTGAAGAAAGTG ctggtGAAGAAGTAGTAGATCTCACATGTGAATCTTCTGATCCTGTAGTTGTTGATCTAACTCACAACGATTCCGTTGTG ATTGTTGAAG AGAACCAACGACAAAGGAGAAATCTGAGACTAAGAAGCCAGCGCCAGTCAGACAGCTGTGTACTGAGCagtgatgatgaagatgaaacAAGAGATAATGATGTGTATGTGGCTGATAAAGCATCTCGAGAACTGGGACCTCTGGAGGAGGAAACTGCAAGTTCAAA GCCGTCTGGTACTGTTAGCTGTCCAATTTGCATGGATGTCTACTCAGAG ATTGTACAAAGTGGACGACTGATTGTGTCAACAAAATGTGGCCATGTCTTCTGCAGTCAGTGCCTCCGTGATTCCCTTAGGAATGCCAACTCTTGCCCAACCTGCAGGAAGAAACTCACTCACAGACAATATCATCCCATTTATATATGA
- the RNF4 gene encoding E3 ubiquitin-protein ligase RNF4 isoform X1 has protein sequence MSTTQRKRRGGTVNSRQARKRSRLIASTAEMASEAEPIELEESAGEEVVDLTCESSDPVVVDLTHNDSVVIVEENQRQRRNLRLRSQRQSDSCVLSSDDEDETRDNDVYVADKASRELGPLEEETASSKPSGTVSCPICMDVYSEIVQSGRLIVSTKCGHVFCSQCLRDSLRNANSCPTCRKKLTHRQYHPIYI, from the exons ATGAGCACA ACTCAACGGAAGCGCCGTGGAGGAACAGTTAATTCTAGGCAAGCTCGAAAAAGAAGCAGGCTCATAGCTTCTACTGCTGAAATGGCTTCAGAAGCAGAGCCAATAGAACTTGAAGAAAGTG ctggtGAAGAAGTAGTAGATCTCACATGTGAATCTTCTGATCCTGTAGTTGTTGATCTAACTCACAACGATTCCGTTGTG ATTGTTGAAG AGAACCAACGACAAAGGAGAAATCTGAGACTAAGAAGCCAGCGCCAGTCAGACAGCTGTGTACTGAGCagtgatgatgaagatgaaacAAGAGATAATGATGTGTATGTGGCTGATAAAGCATCTCGAGAACTGGGACCTCTGGAGGAGGAAACTGCAAGTTCAAA GCCGTCTGGTACTGTTAGCTGTCCAATTTGCATGGATGTCTACTCAGAG ATTGTACAAAGTGGACGACTGATTGTGTCAACAAAATGTGGCCATGTCTTCTGCAGTCAGTGCCTCCGTGATTCCCTTAGGAATGCCAACTCTTGCCCAACCTGCAGGAAGAAACTCACTCACAGACAATATCATCCCATTTATATATGA